tgtgctgttctctttctctgtctccttgATGCTTGTTTCATGTAAGGGTGCATGACCATGACATAACATATTAACAAAATTTGACAGTcatttgttaaataaaaccAACACCTTTCACACATTGTCAAGCTCTTTTAATATTGATGACAGTCACAAACCCGCTTTCTGCAACAATGCGAAACTTGTTGTCATCAGAAGACGCTGCCATAGCCGCCAGATCATATGCTGCTGTGCGCTTCTCTTTTATACTGTTGTAATCAATACAAATAAAGTATACTCTACAAAATATGTGAAATTATTCATGactgtaaaacaaattttgtatgtgtgttggaGCTGgattgagagagacagaaatacagagagggtgtgtgtttgtgtttagtgCATGAGAAATGGTGCATGGAGAATAATAATTTAACTTTTCTTCAAAACTGTATTAAAGGTCTATTTCATCCATTTGCAGAttgcattttctgcattatttCAAGTTTGCTTAGGAAGAACACATAAACTTCCAGCCACCCatatatgttaatatatatgcatatagaTTACTTCTGTGTGAGCCTGGTTCTTTATCTTGCTGTATTATACTATgccatgaaataaatgaaatataaaaaatagtcATATAGATATAAGTGCATATCTTTGCACAAGAAATGAGGAAAGAATCATACCTTCCATTCTTAGCTGCTGCCATGACTTGCTCAATATCACGTTCTTGAACCAAAAACTTCTCAATAAGATCACCAAGCTGTCAAAAACAATAAACCTAGAATTAATATCACATTAAGTTTTTTCTATTCTTCCTTTTATGAAAGAGGGATTTGTCAGTTTATAGTCTTAGCATGTCAAGACATGATCCAGCTATAGCAGTTACATGTTTGCACCTATCTACTTCTGTTAGTTACCAGGAAtgggtaaagaaaaaagtaattatttggccaacaatattttcttttgtttttatggaaGAGATTAAGCCAGCATATGAAAACCACCCCACACTTTCTCTTTGTAGGATTGgctcatatttcttttttaggaTCAATCATGTTATAAGtgtaaaagatgaaaggaaaaaagagacaTTAAAGAAGAACGAAGATGAGCTTTGCCTTCACCTCTACTTGGAAGTTGAAAAGAAGAATCAAGGACAAGACTGCAGTCAGCACAAGAATGACAGAGTGAAGAGTGAAAAACACTGCAGTGTAAACACTGTGATAAGAACAAGCCAAACCAGAAAACTTCCAGTCTGTGCACTTGTTGCTCTGCAAGATCACAAGTCAAGTTCATTGATACATCTCTCACTGATAGTTTAAGCAGTCTAGACTAATCTTGAGCTCTCcatataaagtacatttatttgattgtgcaatatatattatatgtatatacatataaaacattaatgCATAAATTGTCTCTGATGGAGGTCATTATCACTCTTATAAACAATCACTGTCATCACTGAAACCAGTTACAAAGTTTAATTTTCTGTACAAGCCTTATGAAGGCTTTAATTAGAGTAGTGTCAGAAAACCTATTatcattaaagatttttttctgattagaAAGAGCTCCCGTGATACTTTATATATGcattttatgctttgttttattgGCAGCAAATATAACAGCTTCTGCATTTGTCACTGCACCAGCTGATTTCAAGCAATAAACCAGCATTTACCAGAAATCCAAGCCACTCATATGCAGCAAAATAGAGAGCAACTGCTAGGCATAGAGCAGCTGATACAGATGCCACAATACAAAATGGTCGACGActgtgaaacaaaaacaaagaaatcatcATCTCCACTCAAAGTATTGCTCTGGACTCaatcatttcaagaaaaaaaagaaaccaatgCTGTGACATTAAGCAGTAATGAacgtgtaaaaaataaacagggaAGAAAGATATATCACTACAAAAAAcacagtgaaaaacaaaatgtttcaatcaAAACTGATTACCTGATCaactgattaaaaacaaaactgagttcATTTCATCAGGTAAAGGCAATATATCATAAATTTGCAATGCAAAGATTGTTTATTGAAATCTGAATTTCAGTTTGCTTATCAGACCTTTGTATCAATGTACCATTGTTGCATATGAGGATTATCTGAGGTGTAGTTATTGCTAGTTGAAAGATAACactaataaaaacaagaataagaTTATCAACAGGTGAAAGTAATAAGTTTCTTAGAAATCTTTAAAGAGAAGCCAACTGATTTTTAGACTCACATGTGAGATGTATTGCCAACAAAGCCACCAAGCCGAGTGTATGATGGTACTAGCCATATGGCTAGTAGGCTTAGAACAGCAAGCCAGACTCCTGCATACCATCGTGTTGTTAGCAATGCCAAACAGGCAGCAATCCAATGAATATACAGCAAaacctgaaaaacaaaatgaaactgcctttgattttattgttgatCCCAAACTCCatctttttccatctctttctgcttcttttctgctctctttctccccTCATTCACCTACATGTGTACATGATGCTTAGAACAGCAAGCCAGACTCCTGCatatcattattgttatcaatGCAAGATAGGCAGCAATCCAATGTACATATACAGCAAAATCTGAATGTATTTTTGCAATGTATTTTTGCACAGGAGCTTTTTAGTGTAATTGTAGAGATCTAAGTGTTTATTCATCAGTTAACAGACCTTTGTaccttattttatttgcattacaAAAGTCAATAACATACACAGAATCATAACATAATATTATAGCAGGACCAAGGCTAACACTGTGGCTCTAGTGCCAGTCAGTctgttcctctttggtgttccagAGACGTTCCCAAGGAGAGTTTTCTGCTGATATTCTAGCTCTCATTTGTCAGGTGTGTTATCTAATCTACCTCGAGATTGTGTTCGTTTTTCCCATCTACTACGTACTCACACTTAGACCCTGCTTTTTACCcaataaaattgtgttttctttggtgcGTTAACTCCATGGATCTTTGTGTGCGCTCTGCTGTGTCACAACTATAAGGACGACATAAATCTCTTTTGCTCTTGTGATACACATTCACCACTTTCACACGACGAGGACACACATATAACATCCTAGCATTCCTGTGGACTGACAtgctcacacaggtaaataagttcAGAGACAGATTTATCTATATTATTTACACCTATAACTACTATTTCTATTCTAACTTACCTACTTAGCCTACTTACCTACTTACCTACTTAAAACTTAACCCCCTGGAGTGGCGAAAGAGGGAGGTTGAGTGACGTGAGCTGCTTTCCAGCAGAACCACAGCACCTTGTAGCAAAATGGGGGATATAATAATTTACCTGAAGATCACTGATCAGTTGCTCGCGTCTCTCAAAAGTCTTCACCTCCTTTTCAAGTGCTGTTGTGACATTTGCAGGCAGGCCAGTCTGTTCTAGGTCAACATGACTGCTGGATATGCTTTGAATCTCCATTAGGACCTTAAATGAGTATTGTCAGAAATTAAACATATTTGATTCACCCTGACACAAAACAGTTATATTACTTGCTATTGTGTgagtcagatttttttctcactttcatcTTAGACATGGACgtacgcacacatacacacaaagaaagagtaaggaaaagagagcaagaaaagGGAAACATGGACTCTGGTTTGAAAAGATATTGATTAGACATACTATTTTATTGTGGTAGCAAAAAGGGATTTATTTTCATCTCGGACAGAATTTTATTATAATCACAGGGACaacatgtatatgcatgtgtgttcaCATAGTAAGTGTACATGTGTAAGACATGCAGAGGATTCTATGTCTTATAAATGTTGAGATGTCTGTGCATCTATATCTTAactgtgaatgtatgtgttgACATTTTTGTAAAGCATGGCTTTGAGTAGGGAAGCATGCTACACATAAGCTCActcgataatttttttttctttttcttctgattcttcttattattagtattaatgACTCATCACTTATAGGAAATAAACAGGTTTTatcttatttcactttttatgaattactttctttttgtttgttgttacttttCACTTACTGGCAGTTATCCATGTGAGCACACCTGTATTTGTCactttgtgtatgtttataattatactCACATTTCTGGATTTGCCCATGGGCACCATGGTGATGACTGAATTATCACTGAGGTCATAATCAACCAGTGCCAAAGCATCCTGCAGAACCTCTCCATTGTAGCGTAATCTGAACTCATGATCATCTTTTCCAAGTTCATACAAAATGTGCAGCAGATATGCACGTACCTTTGCAACTTTATCAGTAGGTAGTACGCTGACCACAAATGTCTTCAGCTACACACATAATTTATGATAAAGGAACAATTCTCTTTGCATCATTAATAACATAGTCTATTGCATAAAAGATGTAGTTTTTAAGATGGAATTTCTTACCTTTATCTTTGAGGCTTAACTGAGcagaatgttattttaaaatatttatgcatttgttttgttaGACTACAGTTTATGTATTatctgattttattgttttatattgttattgGTCAGGTTTGGAAAGCTCAAGATATCTGTCATCAAAATCACACCAACAATTCATTGAAATGTTAGAGTCAtctaaaagaattttaaatatgTTAGTAATAGTGGCAACATTATTTGCTCTGAAAGGCAAttaaatatagatgcaaatttTTATTAAACGTTTTCTGtgagtatttatatatacatatttgtgccgctatattttatataaattttgttgactgtatttgtgatttgtgtgtttgattgttgtttttgcaTGATGAAaccttaaaaaattaataatatggCTGCTTGTTTCTACACCTCTTGTATTGCTAAAGATTGTCCATGTAAGATTAGCGACCATAGAGCACTCCCACATTCTAAGACAGTTCTGTAAAGGCCTTTTAATCTCTGTACATCAGTTTAAACAGACCCCTATATCTAATTTCTACATATTCTAATTTGTCTCTTCTGGTATtataatgcctttgttttgaaaaaaattagtatttcaggttttctttttacatattttgagggctagatgtaaaaaaaaagcataatatattatttctttctattctctTACTATATGTAAAAAGAGATTATAACTGTCATTTGTATAACTGCACAAAACTATGTCAGCCTtgacacaaaattttatttgcattgtcaatattttatttactatgCATATTaggtttaatatatatatatggaaagtTAATACCAAACCTTTAATTAAAATTGATTTAGTAAATAGTCATTATACTTGCTTACCCTCAAAATTTTGCATGACATGTTCTgtctttatatacatatatagataaataataGCTAGACGGCATAATCACAATTTTtacaacagcagaaaaattCTAATACGTTCAACTTATTTTGAAATTCATAATACTGTAagagtgtttatatttttaaattttacgtTGGTACAATgacacaacatttaaaaataacaagaaaaatcttaaagcAATTGAAATGTCCAATAATTGAATAGATCAGATGTTTAAAACAGCACATAAGTAAGTTTTTATTACTTACCGGAAAGGCCTTTATTTCTAGCGTAAATCAACATTGCTTTACTGTTTCCTGTACTCACTATGAGAATGTTGACATAAAATCTAAGGAAGTAGTCATGTTGGGAAATAACTCTCCTACCCAGGTTCCGTGTTGCTGAAGGGGGAGGTAATTGAGATCCCACAACGTGCATAGcttaaaaaaaggaagctttataaattttcagttaaaaaaatcattatctcATAGAAAACAATTTAGCTTCATTAAATtggagtaaataaaatgtagagtTTGCTCTCTTTGATTATGAAATGCGCATGTTCGAATTACCGGATGTCAATGATGGCGTTTCCGTTTACAACTGGGCAAAGGGGCAACGTGGCTAGAATTTACTTGCCTTACACTACTATATAATTTTAACGCTTTTAGctacaaaatttttatttcatgaggTTAGTATCTTGCTGCATAatgatttttagttttagtttctAAACTGAATGATGCGTGTTGTTTGCGTCTGGTGACATATCATGGCCGCCACTTTCCTGGAAATGCATGAACTCTAACGTCGTTAACAAGCAatgaataatgtttatattgtatAGCAAATTCTTTGCATTTGTATATTTCATCATTTGATTATAAAGTCTCGTTGATGATATATTGTTTTAGAGTAGTGTACATCTTAGGTCAGACAATTTTAATCCACCTTTCAGTAAATATTGGGGTGTACTCATATACAcctagttgtgtgtgtgtgcaatggTCGAAGCAAGCATTCTGCTGCTGATTTAGACTGAGTTCTTGTAACATAATGCATATGTATAACGTTTGAcgattaaatatttacaatatttgcatcattgtttcgtttgttttccaGCAAAAGACGTTGCAGTGTGGTCAGTAAAGTGAGAAGTAGACAAGCAATCcagaggctttttttttttattaaattgtgaACTGACATAATCTCATTGTTACCAGTATGGTTGTGCTGGATGGCAAAGAGGGGGTGGCAGCTGCCTCTTCACAGTCCAGCGTAATAATCAGGTTCTTCAAAAGGATAAGTGAGGTATGGAAAGAGATTCTTGAATCTTAGCAGTGGGTTAGAAGTAGGTAAAAAGCAAGTTTACTAATAGATTTATATGCTTTGTGCCTATGATCAGTGATATTGTAACTTTTCAATACTTTGAAGAATAAGTatcagttttatatattttatttacagtacaATTACAGAGTGTataagtattaatttttttttttgtaaattgtattacaattattaatttgtatacattttatGACAAGGAGGATTATTGAGGtttgagaattatttttttttttaagcttcagCAACTTTATTTGGATAAGGCCACACCCTCACAACAATTGGACGATGGGTCTTTACATTTTTGCTGAGCCTTGCCTATTTACTTCGAGTTTACTTTTTGCAGGTAAGCTGACTTTTAAACTCAGTGCATCTAAAGTGTGCTAACTCTTTCGCCACACTACAGCAAGATTGCTAGCTATTCCCGACGTAATGGCAAAATACTGCGAATGACATTTCGacctgtcttttaaaaaaatttatctcttaacctacaataaagacaacctATCTGTGACTCTCCATTTTAAAGACATTGACGTGGTTTGAATTTTACCAActataggttttgttttctttttagtaaaatCAACtaaaagactgtaactgtagGAGACAGAATTCCCAAATCGGGCAGTAagtcaaaagttaaaaattagcATATACCCTATGGAGCTGCAGTAACCTGCGACATGTTTGTTTACCCAGCGGCAAATTTCCACAACGGAAGTTTTGACAGgtattttagaaaatttatatttattaacctacattaaaaacttttttctgtgatactccgttttaaagagcattttaaatacatttaagtgatgtaaattttaacaattacacattttgttttcttgtagtaaaatcaactgaaagattGTAATGGTATaggacagagaattcacaaatcagaaagtaggtcaaaagttcgacatgaagaaaaaatatttataaaatacacacacagagaaaagtaaaaaacaggcatttattttattagaatttacatttgaaaataaatattacttactgttttccttctcattttcggttgtttgagtacaaatccacttTGAATTAAGTAACCGGAAACGAGTATCAATATTGCGCTTGATCAACAAAACTTCGCCTActgcaaacataacaaaatacctcATTGGTTGACTTAAAGGAGTTAAAGAGAAATAATCCATAATGGAACAATTCTTAAGATTCCACTGTTTTCTCGCGTATGTAgtcattcatttacacacagaatTACATCAGACTtctactgtggttacaacaatgcatcGCACAGCTGTGCACAGCACGGTTACCAGCAAGGTTGTGCGCTCCCCAGGTTGTGGCCAAGCCGTGGGGATTGTGTTGATAATCATATAAAGCATTTTATAACTGTTATCTGCTGGCTCAGCTACTCTTTTTCCACTATCTTAATATCAGTCTTTGTATTCAAACCAAACTTTAAGCATAGTTTCCTTATTACACTACTATATAATATGAGAAGGTGGCTGATAATTTGATGATTTGAATATATCTTTCTATAAGAAATCTCTTCCTTGGGCACATAGGCATCATAAAAgctattgggttttttttttttgtttttggtgtgaaaatttacacttttgtttttcGCATGATTTTCTGTTCCTTAAtagtattgttgtttgttaatttCAGGGCTGGTATATAGTTACATATGCTCTTGGTATATACCTGCTGAACCTGTTTATTGCATTCCTGACCCCCAAAATTGACCCAGCTATGTTGGATGACAGTGAAGGTTAGTGTGACACAAATGTTCTTTATTTGGTCATGCAATTTTTACAGTGTTCAGAACCATTAAtagtttcttttgtgtttcatatttgaccaattaaatagaaataatctGAAAACACAGCCTAGCATAAATGGGGTCAGAGGTTATAAAAGGGTAGCCACCTTTGGTTGTACTAACATTTACCGCCAGTATTTTTATAtaactacaaagaaaaaaatttaaaagggGTGTGgcctttctttctgtgttttgtaAAGGCAAGGATTGAGGAGTGAAtttctgtgaaataaaaacattttatatacattatttttgtgatcTTTATACAGAAGATGGTCCATCATTACCTACAAGATCTAATGAAGAATTTCGTCCATTCATGCGACGGCTACCAGAATTTAAATTTTGGTAGGTAGCTGGGTTTTCAAAGGTCTGGTAgggtgttttgttgttttttttgtttgttttttttttatgtgatgaGATTAAGCTTAGTACAGTACACTTTTTCTTGAAGTCTGTTTAAATAATATCTCTGTGTTATCAGCACCAAGTGCCTACAAACATCAggtttgacttctttctgtgtgaTGCCATTCACTCAGAATTTGGAAATAGCATTTTATATTGAAAGAAATGTggccattagaaaaaaattgcacaaagaGATCATTAAATGCTACATTGATGGAAATGCATTTGTGTAAACACCACAAATTCATGCCTTAGTGATATGAGAATGAAAGTTTAACCAGTTGTAATACttctggtttttatatacacgGATGTTATGCCTAGATTGATGATAATCACTTGGTAGAAATTTGAACACAACTAGAAGTTGTAGTAACTCTGACCATTGCAATACATTTCTTGTTTGCAGGTACTCGGCAACTAAAGCAGTCGTAATAGCCATGATTTGCACATTTTTTGAGGCACTTAACATACCGGTATTTTGGCCTATTCTGGTCATGTACTTCATCATCCTCTTCACAATTACTATGAAGCGACAGATTAAGGTAAGTGTCCATTTAAATGAGACCATTCTTAGTTTGCGAGCTAGGAACAGCCATAAGAATAAGCACAGAGTAAGGTATCCTCTAGCATCCAAAGCTAAACAGTTCCTGAAAGTTGTATAGATGccaaattttttattaaaagccTTTGTCATTTTCTTAATTATAGCTCAAATATCACAGCATTCTGTAGATGTTTCAGATTATGAATTCAGTATATTAATGTGTAAAATTCAGTCTTTTTATAATTTGGTGAAGTACCTAATAGATActttttgcttaaaatattgCCAATTGTTTGCTTTAGATACAGTTtgattttttccttattttcagtAATTACACAATATTAAACAATGATTATTGAAAAAATCACAGAAAGCTTTTGTATAATGTAGTAAGGTGTGCACAATTTATTAAGGAAATTTAATGCGCATGTCCCACAAGAACTTTGTGTCacttttatatttcaaatatgATATTAAAAGGCAAAGAACATTGTACCAAATTTAATGAAGATAACATTTCAGTAACAAGCCATGAAATTTGTGCACAAATGCATGTTGATCTTATTTTGACCTTTGCACTGTGAATGGCTGTGTGCAGCATATGATCAAGTACCGCTATCTACCATTCTCCCATGGTAAAGCCCGGTACAAGGGCAAGGATGACTCTGGCAAAGTTGTACCATCCTAGGCCTAATGTCTCAACAGTGCAAGAAGA
The Pomacea canaliculata isolate SZHN2017 linkage group LG2, ASM307304v1, whole genome shotgun sequence genome window above contains:
- the LOC112556983 gene encoding LOW QUALITY PROTEIN: protein RER1-like (The sequence of the model RefSeq protein was modified relative to this genomic sequence to represent the inferred CDS: deleted 2 bases in 1 codon), which encodes MVVLDGKEGVAAASSQSSVIIRFFKRISELQQLYLDKATPTTIGRWVFTFLLSLAYLLRVYFLQGWYIVTYALGIYLLNLFIAFLTPKIDPAMLDDSEEDGPSLPTRSNEEFRPFMRRLPEFKFWYSATKAVVIAMICTFFEALNIPVFWPILVMYFIILFTITMKRQIKHMIKYRYLPFSHGKARYKGKDDSGKVVPS